One window from the genome of Nicotiana sylvestris chromosome 9, ASM39365v2, whole genome shotgun sequence encodes:
- the LOC104231678 gene encoding uncharacterized protein, producing MASLSSVSVAHVSFSISNLQVPRNYRRLPTLFASSSATPSHESSSSTQSGSVLSSTNSPPKVPFVESSKIPDTGFNYALANPNGNPVIRFVQHTESAIERAIFDFRFLALLAIGGSLAGSLLCFLNGCVYIVDAYKVYWSSCVKGIHTGQMVLRLVEAIDVYLAGTVMLIFGMGLYGLFITNVSPDVHPSSDRALKQSSLFGMFALKERPKWMKISSLDELKTKVGHVIVMILLVKMFERSKMVTIATGTDLLSYSVCIFLSSASLYILHNLHKE from the exons ATGGCTTCATTAAGTTCAGTTTCAGTTGCGCACGTATCATTTTCCATCTCTAACCTTCAAGTTCCAAGAAATTACAGACGTTTGCCTACTTTATTTGCATCATCATCAGCTACGCCTTCTCATGAATCATCTTCATCCACACAAAGTGGGAGTGTATTATCCTCAACTAATTCTCCACCAAAAGTTCCCTTTGTTGAGTCTTCTAAAATCCCGGATACTGGATTCAACTATGCTTTGGCAAATCCTAATGGAAACCCAGTTATTAGATTTGTTCAGCACACCGAATCAGCTATTGAAAGG GCAATATTTGACTTCCGTTTTCTGGCACTCCTTGCTATCGGAGGTTCATTGGCTGGTTCTCTGCTCTGCTTCCTCAAT GGTTGTGTCTACATTGTTGACGCTTACAAAGTTTATTGGAGCAGCTGTGTCAAAGGAATTCACACAGGACAAATGGTTCTGCGATTGGTTGAAGCTATAG ATGTTTATCTTGCTGGGACCGTGATGTTAATATTTGGGATGGGCTTGTATGGATTGTTCATCACTAATGTCTCTCCTGATGTGCATCCAAGCAGTGATCGTGCCCTCAAGCAGTCTTCCTTGTTTGGGATGTTTGCTCTGAAG GAGAGGCCAAAATGGATGAAGATCAGTTCGCTTGATGAACTAAAAACCAAAGTGGGACATGTAATTGTCATGATTCTTCTTGTCAAGATGTTCGAGAGGAGCAAGATGGTCACTATAGCCACTGGTACTGATCTGTTGAGCTACTCAGTGTGTATCTTCTTGTCTTCTGCTTCCTTGTATATTCTCCATAATCTGCACAAGGAGTAA